One segment of Prionailurus bengalensis isolate Pbe53 chromosome D4, Fcat_Pben_1.1_paternal_pri, whole genome shotgun sequence DNA contains the following:
- the LOC122475465 gene encoding procathepsin L isoform X1, with protein sequence MHPLLFLAGLCLGVASAAPQLYQSLDARWSQWKATHGKLYDDNILVFLQDEVWRRAVWERNMKMIEQHNQEHSQGKHTFTMAMNAFGDMTNEEFRQVMNGLKIQKRKKWKVFQAPFFVEIPSSVDWREKGYVTPVKDQGYCLCCWAFSATGALEGQMFWKTGKLVSLSEQNLVDCSQAEGNEGCNGGLMNNAFQYVKDNGGLDSEESYPYHAQGDSCKYRPENSVANVTDYWDIPSKENELMITLAAVGPISAAIDASLDTFRFYKEGIYYDPSCSSEDVDHGVLVVGYSADGTETENKKYWMIKNSWGTDWGMDGYIKMAKDRDNHCGIASLASFPTM encoded by the exons ATGCATCCTTTACTCTTCCTGGCTGGCCTTTGCTTGGGGGTAGCCTCAGCTGCTCCACAGCTCTATCAGAGCTTAGATGCACGATGGTCCCAGTGGAAGGCAACACATGGGAAACTATATG ATGATAACATACTTGTTTTTCTGCAGGATGAAGTATGGAGGAGAGCAGTGTGGGAGAGGAATATGAAAATGATTGAACAGCACAATCAGGAACACAGTCAAGGGAAACACACCTTCACAATGGCAATGAATGCCTTTGGTGACATG aCCAATGAAGAATTCAGGCAGGTGATGAATGGCCTTAAAATCCAGAAGCGCAAGAAGTGGAAAGTGTTCCAAGCACCTTTCTTTGTTGAGATCCCCTCATCTGTGGACTGGAGAGAGAAAGGTTATGTAACTCCTGTGAAGGATCAG gGTTATTGTCTTTGTTGTTGGGCTTTTAGTGCAACTGGTGCCCTTGAAGGACAGATGTTCTGGAAAACTGGCAAACTTGTTTCATTGAGTGAGCAGAACCTGGTGGACTGCTCTCAGGCTGAAGGCAATGAGGGTTGCAATGGTGGCCTAATGAATAATGCCTTCCAGTATGTTAAGGACAACGGTGGCCTGGACTCAGAGGAATCCTATCCATATCATGCACAG GGAGACTCCTGCAAATACAGGCCTGAGAACTCTGTTGCCAATGTCACTGACTACTGGGACATCCCTAGTAAGGAGAATGAACTTATGATCACATTGGCAGCTGTGGGGCCCATCTCTGCTGCTATAGATGCAAGCCTGGATACCTTCCGCTTCTATAAAGAAG GCATTTATTATGATCCAAGCTGTAGCAGTGAAGACGTGGATCACGGTGTTCTGGTGGTTGGCTATAGTGCTGatggaacagagacagagaacaaaaaatACTGGATGATCAAAAACAG CTGGGGTACAGACTGGGGCATGGATGGCTACATAAAGATGGCCAAAGACCGGGACAACCATTGTGGAATCGCCTCTTTGGCCAGCTTTCCTACCATGTGA
- the LOC122475465 gene encoding procathepsin L isoform X3 gives MHPLLFLAGLCLGVASAAPQLYQSLDARWSQWKATHGKLYGMDEVWRRAVWERNMKMIEQHNQEHSQGKHTFTMAMNAFGDMTNEEFRQVMNGLKIQKRKKWKVFQAPFFVEIPSSVDWREKGYVTPGYCLCCWAFSATGALEGQMFWKTGKLVSLSEQNLVDCSQAEGNEGCNGGLMNNAFQYVKDNGGLDSEESYPYHAQGDSCKYRPENSVANVTDYWDIPSKENELMITLAAVGPISAAIDASLDTFRFYKEGIYYDPSCSSEDVDHGVLVVGYSADGTETENKKYWMIKNSWGTDWGMDGYIKMAKDRDNHCGIASLASFPTM, from the exons ATGCATCCTTTACTCTTCCTGGCTGGCCTTTGCTTGGGGGTAGCCTCAGCTGCTCCACAGCTCTATCAGAGCTTAGATGCACGATGGTCCCAGTGGAAGGCAACACATGGGAAACTATATGGCATG GATGAAGTATGGAGGAGAGCAGTGTGGGAGAGGAATATGAAAATGATTGAACAGCACAATCAGGAACACAGTCAAGGGAAACACACCTTCACAATGGCAATGAATGCCTTTGGTGACATG aCCAATGAAGAATTCAGGCAGGTGATGAATGGCCTTAAAATCCAGAAGCGCAAGAAGTGGAAAGTGTTCCAAGCACCTTTCTTTGTTGAGATCCCCTCATCTGTGGACTGGAGAGAGAAAGGTTATGTAACTCCT gGTTATTGTCTTTGTTGTTGGGCTTTTAGTGCAACTGGTGCCCTTGAAGGACAGATGTTCTGGAAAACTGGCAAACTTGTTTCATTGAGTGAGCAGAACCTGGTGGACTGCTCTCAGGCTGAAGGCAATGAGGGTTGCAATGGTGGCCTAATGAATAATGCCTTCCAGTATGTTAAGGACAACGGTGGCCTGGACTCAGAGGAATCCTATCCATATCATGCACAG GGAGACTCCTGCAAATACAGGCCTGAGAACTCTGTTGCCAATGTCACTGACTACTGGGACATCCCTAGTAAGGAGAATGAACTTATGATCACATTGGCAGCTGTGGGGCCCATCTCTGCTGCTATAGATGCAAGCCTGGATACCTTCCGCTTCTATAAAGAAG GCATTTATTATGATCCAAGCTGTAGCAGTGAAGACGTGGATCACGGTGTTCTGGTGGTTGGCTATAGTGCTGatggaacagagacagagaacaaaaaatACTGGATGATCAAAAACAG CTGGGGTACAGACTGGGGCATGGATGGCTACATAAAGATGGCCAAAGACCGGGACAACCATTGTGGAATCGCCTCTTTGGCCAGCTTTCCTACCATGTGA
- the LOC122475465 gene encoding procathepsin L isoform X2, whose amino-acid sequence MHPLLFLAGLCLGVASAAPQLYQSLDARWSQWKATHGKLYGMDEVWRRAVWERNMKMIEQHNQEHSQGKHTFTMAMNAFGDMTNEEFRQVMNGLKIQKRKKWKVFQAPFFVEIPSSVDWREKGYVTPVKDQGYCLCCWAFSATGALEGQMFWKTGKLVSLSEQNLVDCSQAEGNEGCNGGLMNNAFQYVKDNGGLDSEESYPYHAQGDSCKYRPENSVANVTDYWDIPSKENELMITLAAVGPISAAIDASLDTFRFYKEGIYYDPSCSSEDVDHGVLVVGYSADGTETENKKYWMIKNSWGTDWGMDGYIKMAKDRDNHCGIASLASFPTM is encoded by the exons ATGCATCCTTTACTCTTCCTGGCTGGCCTTTGCTTGGGGGTAGCCTCAGCTGCTCCACAGCTCTATCAGAGCTTAGATGCACGATGGTCCCAGTGGAAGGCAACACATGGGAAACTATATGGCATG GATGAAGTATGGAGGAGAGCAGTGTGGGAGAGGAATATGAAAATGATTGAACAGCACAATCAGGAACACAGTCAAGGGAAACACACCTTCACAATGGCAATGAATGCCTTTGGTGACATG aCCAATGAAGAATTCAGGCAGGTGATGAATGGCCTTAAAATCCAGAAGCGCAAGAAGTGGAAAGTGTTCCAAGCACCTTTCTTTGTTGAGATCCCCTCATCTGTGGACTGGAGAGAGAAAGGTTATGTAACTCCTGTGAAGGATCAG gGTTATTGTCTTTGTTGTTGGGCTTTTAGTGCAACTGGTGCCCTTGAAGGACAGATGTTCTGGAAAACTGGCAAACTTGTTTCATTGAGTGAGCAGAACCTGGTGGACTGCTCTCAGGCTGAAGGCAATGAGGGTTGCAATGGTGGCCTAATGAATAATGCCTTCCAGTATGTTAAGGACAACGGTGGCCTGGACTCAGAGGAATCCTATCCATATCATGCACAG GGAGACTCCTGCAAATACAGGCCTGAGAACTCTGTTGCCAATGTCACTGACTACTGGGACATCCCTAGTAAGGAGAATGAACTTATGATCACATTGGCAGCTGTGGGGCCCATCTCTGCTGCTATAGATGCAAGCCTGGATACCTTCCGCTTCTATAAAGAAG GCATTTATTATGATCCAAGCTGTAGCAGTGAAGACGTGGATCACGGTGTTCTGGTGGTTGGCTATAGTGCTGatggaacagagacagagaacaaaaaatACTGGATGATCAAAAACAG CTGGGGTACAGACTGGGGCATGGATGGCTACATAAAGATGGCCAAAGACCGGGACAACCATTGTGGAATCGCCTCTTTGGCCAGCTTTCCTACCATGTGA
- the LOC122475465 gene encoding procathepsin L isoform X4 translates to MHPLLFLAGLCLGVASAAPQLYQSLDARWSQWKATHGKLYGMNDEVWRRAVWERNMKMIEQHNQEHSQGKHTFTMAMNAFGDMTNEEFRQVMNGLKIQKRKKWKVFQAPFFVEIPSSVDWREKGYVTPVKDQGYCLCCWAFSATGALEGQMFWKTGKLVSLSEQNLVDCSQAEGNEGCNGGLMNNAFQYVKDNGGLDSEESYPYHAQGDSCKYRPENSVANVTDYWDIPSKENELMITLAAVGPISAAIDASLDTFRFYKEGIYYDPSCSSEDVDHGVLVVGYSADGTETENKKYWMIKNSWGTDWGMDGYIKMAKDRDNHCGIASLASFPTM, encoded by the exons ATGCATCCTTTACTCTTCCTGGCTGGCCTTTGCTTGGGGGTAGCCTCAGCTGCTCCACAGCTCTATCAGAGCTTAGATGCACGATGGTCCCAGTGGAAGGCAACACATGGGAAACTATATGGCATG AAT GATGAAGTATGGAGGAGAGCAGTGTGGGAGAGGAATATGAAAATGATTGAACAGCACAATCAGGAACACAGTCAAGGGAAACACACCTTCACAATGGCAATGAATGCCTTTGGTGACATG aCCAATGAAGAATTCAGGCAGGTGATGAATGGCCTTAAAATCCAGAAGCGCAAGAAGTGGAAAGTGTTCCAAGCACCTTTCTTTGTTGAGATCCCCTCATCTGTGGACTGGAGAGAGAAAGGTTATGTAACTCCTGTGAAGGATCAG gGTTATTGTCTTTGTTGTTGGGCTTTTAGTGCAACTGGTGCCCTTGAAGGACAGATGTTCTGGAAAACTGGCAAACTTGTTTCATTGAGTGAGCAGAACCTGGTGGACTGCTCTCAGGCTGAAGGCAATGAGGGTTGCAATGGTGGCCTAATGAATAATGCCTTCCAGTATGTTAAGGACAACGGTGGCCTGGACTCAGAGGAATCCTATCCATATCATGCACAG GGAGACTCCTGCAAATACAGGCCTGAGAACTCTGTTGCCAATGTCACTGACTACTGGGACATCCCTAGTAAGGAGAATGAACTTATGATCACATTGGCAGCTGTGGGGCCCATCTCTGCTGCTATAGATGCAAGCCTGGATACCTTCCGCTTCTATAAAGAAG GCATTTATTATGATCCAAGCTGTAGCAGTGAAGACGTGGATCACGGTGTTCTGGTGGTTGGCTATAGTGCTGatggaacagagacagagaacaaaaaatACTGGATGATCAAAAACAG CTGGGGTACAGACTGGGGCATGGATGGCTACATAAAGATGGCCAAAGACCGGGACAACCATTGTGGAATCGCCTCTTTGGCCAGCTTTCCTACCATGTGA
- the LOC122475465 gene encoding procathepsin L isoform X5: protein MHPLLFLAGLCLGVASAAPQLYQSLDARWSQWKATHGKLYGMNDEVWRRAVWERNMKMIEQHNQEHSQGKHTFTMAMNAFGDMTNEEFRQVMNGLKIQKRKKWKVFQAPFFVEIPSSVDWREKGYVTPVKDQGYCLCCWAFSATGALEGQMFWKTGKLVSLSEQNLVDCSQAEGNEGCNGGLMNNAFQYVKDNGGLDSEESYPYHAQGDSCKYRPENSVANVTDYWDIPSKENELMITLAAVGPISAAIDASLDTFRFYKEAGVQTGAWMAT, encoded by the exons ATGCATCCTTTACTCTTCCTGGCTGGCCTTTGCTTGGGGGTAGCCTCAGCTGCTCCACAGCTCTATCAGAGCTTAGATGCACGATGGTCCCAGTGGAAGGCAACACATGGGAAACTATATGGCATG AAT GATGAAGTATGGAGGAGAGCAGTGTGGGAGAGGAATATGAAAATGATTGAACAGCACAATCAGGAACACAGTCAAGGGAAACACACCTTCACAATGGCAATGAATGCCTTTGGTGACATG aCCAATGAAGAATTCAGGCAGGTGATGAATGGCCTTAAAATCCAGAAGCGCAAGAAGTGGAAAGTGTTCCAAGCACCTTTCTTTGTTGAGATCCCCTCATCTGTGGACTGGAGAGAGAAAGGTTATGTAACTCCTGTGAAGGATCAG gGTTATTGTCTTTGTTGTTGGGCTTTTAGTGCAACTGGTGCCCTTGAAGGACAGATGTTCTGGAAAACTGGCAAACTTGTTTCATTGAGTGAGCAGAACCTGGTGGACTGCTCTCAGGCTGAAGGCAATGAGGGTTGCAATGGTGGCCTAATGAATAATGCCTTCCAGTATGTTAAGGACAACGGTGGCCTGGACTCAGAGGAATCCTATCCATATCATGCACAG GGAGACTCCTGCAAATACAGGCCTGAGAACTCTGTTGCCAATGTCACTGACTACTGGGACATCCCTAGTAAGGAGAATGAACTTATGATCACATTGGCAGCTGTGGGGCCCATCTCTGCTGCTATAGATGCAAGCCTGGATACCTTCCGCTTCTATAAAGAAG CTGGGGTACAGACTGGGGCATGGATGGCTACATAA